The nucleotide window ACAGAGAAGAGCCTCTGCTGGTGGCTCTCCCTTCAGTGCTGACATTGAACGTCGTTTTTGGCTTCCTCCTTAATGGCCCCTTTGAGAGGTACACCTTCGGGCCACTTGCCCTGATGAGCATTTATTCTGGGTACGGGCTCGTAGAGTTGTACAAAAAGATATCCAATAAAGTAATAATCATCAGGAAGATAAACCTAGAACGTGGGGTTGCTCTCTTCTTGGTGACTCAAATAATAGTTCTAAACCTAGCGGTTTTGCAGTTCAGCGATATCGGAGCCAAGGGAATACAGGATTACGGATACTGGTATGACCAGAGAGTCTTCGGTATTCTTGAAGAATACGGCCATCAGAATGACTCATTCGGAGGAACCCCGCATCCAGGTATGTTGGGTTTCAAAAACTGGACTTGGGCAGACAGACGGATAGGGCTTGTTCTAAATAAGAGTCCTGACTGGCTGATTACGTTTAAGAGCTGGGTTAAAGTTGACAGAAAAGCCGTTGAATCCGGAGCAATCCAGATTTGGACTTCCGGTCCTTATGTTGTGATTCATGCCCGAGAGAAAGACGCCATAAAAAGGTATGTGTCTCCAGCGAACTTCACACTCTGGAGGCGCCCATAAGCGCCTCCATCCGTCTTCTCGCGAGGACAGCCATCTTTCTCCTAAGTTTCTCATTTTCTAGGAGCATTACAAGGGAACTGACGAGCTCCTCGACCTCAGGTTTGATAACTAAGCCCTCTTTACCGTGCTCCACCACAAATGGGAACTCACCGAGATTGCTTACAATGACCGGCGTTCCCAGCGTCATTGCTTCAAGGACAACCTTCCCAAAGGCTTCGTTCCCGGAGGAGGGGAGTACCAAGACTTTGGCGTTTTTGTAGTACTCAACGAGTTTCCTATCACTTACGAACCCACTAAACGTCACGGAATATTCAATGCCCCTCTTTTTGGTAAGCTGTTGGTAGTAATCCAGAAGTTCACCACCACCAACCACCACAAGTCTCTCCCCAGGCAGGATTTTTAGGAATTGGGCAAATGCATCAAGCACAAGAGACAGATTCTTCCAACGATGAGCCCTTGTTAGCTGACCAACGAAGAGGATATACTCCCCGCTATACCTAGGGCGCTCACTTAGAAAGACTCCAGAAATCCGTGGATACCGAACTTTTGCGTTAAATCCTTTTTCAAAAAGAAGGCGGGCCACATAATGGGAAACTGCGAATAATTTTGCCCCGGAGAGGGTGACCTTCTCAAGGGTTTGAGAATACAGCCGGGCTATTTTGTCAAGCCACAGGCCTTTCTCCAGTTTTCCAACATGGTAGTATATAACAAGAGGAATCCCAGCGAGCTTTGCCACTAAAGATGCGACATCTGCATAGAATGGTACTGGTGTGTGCGCAATTATAATGTCGAATTTCTCCCTTTTAACCATGGACACAAGTTCAAAAGGTAGAGATAGCTTGATAGGAGTATTTGACACAATAAAAAGAGGGTGACGCCTAATAACTCTTATTCCATCTAGCACTTCATTCCGGGGCTCGTTTTTAGTGGAACATACGACTGTAACCTCGTTCTCTTTTTTCAGCTCTAAGGCCATTTCGTATGCGTACCTTTCAAGACCTCCCCCCTCAGGATAGAAGTAAGGGGACACTATGAGAATTTTCACTCAGGATCCCTCCTTCAGCATCAGGATACTGACAAAAAAGGAGAAAAACGCCAGCTGGATACCCAATGCCACAAGTGTCATGACGAGGATTGCCTGCTTTATTTCAAAGAGCTCACCATAACCACTTGCTCGCCATTTAAGGAAGATATTGAGACCAATCACAAAACCGACTCCTAAAAGGATTGCGGAGAGTAACAGGCCCTCCTCCAGTATAGAATACCTCATAAAAAACTTGGTTATCCGGTCTGGCTTTTCCAAACCTTCCTTTACTGCGTAGACCCTACTGAATATTCCAAAATTTATAATCTGGAACCCAACGATTATCAGAAGACTTGCGAGAATAAGAGAATGAACTCTCAGCGGATTGGTGTTGTAGGCATAGGCCATGAGGCCAGCTCCTCCAAGAACAAAGAAAAGCCCGGGTAGAAGGAAGAGGTAAGCGGGGGAGTAAAGCAACATCAAACGAAGGTGTCGCCAGCCG belongs to Thermococcus sp. and includes:
- a CDS encoding glycosyltransferase family 4 protein, producing the protein MKILIVSPYFYPEGGGLERYAYEMALELKKENEVTVVCSTKNEPRNEVLDGIRVIRRHPLFIVSNTPIKLSLPFELVSMVKREKFDIIIAHTPVPFYADVASLVAKLAGIPLVIYYHVGKLEKGLWLDKIARLYSQTLEKVTLSGAKLFAVSHYVARLLFEKGFNAKVRYPRISGVFLSERPRYSGEYILFVGQLTRAHRWKNLSLVLDAFAQFLKILPGERLVVVGGGELLDYYQQLTKKRGIEYSVTFSGFVSDRKLVEYYKNAKVLVLPSSGNEAFGKVVLEAMTLGTPVIVSNLGEFPFVVEHGKEGLVIKPEVEELVSSLVMLLENEKLRRKMAVLARRRMEALMGASRV